One Methanocaldococcus infernus ME DNA segment encodes these proteins:
- the feoB gene encoding ferrous iron transport protein B, translated as MKEIALIGNPNVGKSSLFHKLTKENVYIGNWPGVTVEKKEGLFKYKDEKFKVIDLPGLYTLSSEGIDQKIAIDYLINNKPDLVINILDSTALEKNLYLTLELLDLGIKPLLVLNKIDKAEELGIKIDVEKLKEKLNLEVIPISVIKDINIDKLIEKIYELSKKQGDKKITLYSKEIEEKIKKLEEKFKDKKISRFLATKELGDEIVKERYRVIEEIIKECVKVEKKEDITNLLDEVILSKYGYLVMIPIFWLLFNFTFKTSAPLVDLISLFFNTLASYIKSLGNNFFINLLADGVIEGVGTVLSFIPILAFMFIFLAILEESGYLSRVPYLLDSILKKLGLPGEASIPLIISYGCNVPGVIATRVIRDRADRIITAIISPFIPCTARLPIFAFFIAMFFKSYQGILLVFYYFLGLFVAIFLTLILRRVVFKTPPMELIIELPHYNVPTFSSIFRNTWFRVKAFLYKASTIILLGSILIYLLTYPTPENSLSYYVGETLSHIFIQNWDWRAVVSLIYGVIAKELVVSSLEILYKGNLSFTLPSALSYLVFSLLYFPCIATLATLKSEVGWKWALFSMISSLLIAYILSSLIYAIASLILG; from the coding sequence ATGAAGGAAATAGCCTTAATTGGAAATCCAAATGTTGGGAAGTCTTCACTATTTCATAAGCTAACTAAGGAAAATGTTTATATTGGAAATTGGCCAGGGGTTACAGTGGAGAAAAAGGAAGGACTTTTCAAATATAAGGATGAAAAGTTTAAAGTTATAGATCTGCCTGGACTCTATACTTTATCATCAGAAGGAATTGATCAGAAGATAGCTATAGACTACCTAATTAATAATAAGCCAGACTTGGTTATAAATATTTTGGATAGTACTGCCCTTGAGAAGAACTTATATTTAACCTTAGAACTCCTTGACTTGGGAATTAAGCCACTATTGGTTTTAAATAAGATAGATAAGGCTGAAGAGCTTGGGATAAAGATAGATGTTGAGAAGTTAAAAGAGAAACTTAATTTAGAAGTTATCCCCATATCAGTAATTAAAGATATAAACATAGACAAACTTATAGAGAAAATTTATGAGCTCTCAAAAAAACAAGGAGATAAAAAAATAACCCTGTATTCAAAGGAGATTGAAGAGAAAATAAAAAAGTTAGAAGAGAAATTTAAAGACAAGAAAATTAGTAGATTCTTAGCTACTAAAGAGTTAGGAGATGAAATTGTCAAAGAGAGATATAGAGTTATTGAAGAGATTATAAAAGAGTGTGTCAAAGTAGAAAAGAAAGAAGATATTACTAACCTCTTAGATGAAGTTATACTATCTAAGTATGGCTACTTAGTAATGATCCCAATATTTTGGCTTCTTTTTAATTTCACATTTAAAACAAGTGCTCCACTTGTTGACCTCATCTCACTCTTCTTTAACACCTTAGCCAGCTATATAAAATCTTTAGGAAATAACTTTTTTATAAATTTGTTAGCTGATGGAGTTATTGAAGGGGTTGGAACAGTTCTCTCCTTTATCCCAATTTTAGCATTTATGTTTATCTTCTTAGCTATCTTGGAGGAGAGTGGCTACCTTTCAAGAGTTCCTTATTTATTAGACTCTATTTTAAAAAAGCTTGGGCTACCTGGAGAGGCTTCAATTCCTTTAATTATCTCCTATGGTTGTAATGTTCCTGGGGTTATAGCTACAAGAGTTATTAGGGATAGGGCAGACAGAATAATAACAGCTATTATTTCTCCATTTATCCCATGTACTGCTCGTTTACCAATCTTTGCTTTCTTCATAGCAATGTTCTTTAAGAGCTATCAAGGAATTCTCTTAGTCTTTTACTATTTCTTAGGTCTATTTGTAGCTATCTTTTTAACCCTTATATTAAGAAGAGTTGTTTTTAAAACCCCTCCAATGGAGTTGATTATTGAGCTTCCTCACTATAATGTTCCAACATTTTCATCAATATTTAGGAATACTTGGTTTAGAGTTAAAGCTTTCTTATACAAAGCTTCAACCATTATCTTACTTGGATCCATCTTAATATATTTATTAACTTATCCAACTCCAGAGAACTCTCTATCATATTATGTTGGAGAAACTCTTTCCCACATCTTTATACAAAATTGGGATTGGAGGGCTGTAGTTTCTCTAATTTATGGAGTTATTGCTAAAGAGCTTGTTGTCAGTAGCTTAGAGATCTTATATAAAGGGAATTTATCATTCACCCTACCTTCAGCTCTCTCATATCTTGTATTTTCCCTCTTATACTTCCCATGCATAGCAACCTTAGCCACTCTAAAATCAGAGGTTGGCTGGAAATGGGCTTTATTTTCAATGATTTCAAGTTTATTAATAGCTTACATCCTCTCCTCATTGATTTATGCCATTGCTTCACTAATATTAGGGTGA
- the map gene encoding type II methionyl aminopeptidase yields the protein MIDKILKAGEIAKKVREEAKKMIKPGVKLIDVAEFVENRIKELGGEPAFPCNLSINDIAAHYTPSFNDPLTFNDIDLVKLDLGVHVDGYIADTAVTIDLSGKYKELVRASEDALKEVINRIEIPMNIGEMGKIIQETIESYGFKPIANLSGHVMYRYELHTGISIPNVYEKTNKTIGVGDLVAIEPFATDGFGMVKDGELGNIYKFLAKRPIRLLKAKKLLDEISKKYPYLPFAERWVIKDKKDRFILNSLLKANAIYGYPILKEKEGGMVSQAEHTIYITEDKVIVITE from the coding sequence ATGATAGATAAGATACTAAAAGCTGGAGAGATAGCTAAGAAAGTTAGAGAGGAAGCTAAAAAGATGATAAAGCCAGGAGTTAAGTTAATTGATGTGGCTGAATTTGTTGAGAATAGAATTAAAGAGCTTGGAGGAGAGCCAGCTTTTCCCTGTAACCTCTCTATAAATGATATTGCTGCTCACTACACTCCAAGTTTTAATGACCCTCTAACTTTCAATGACATAGACTTGGTTAAGCTTGACTTAGGAGTTCATGTTGATGGCTACATAGCAGATACAGCTGTAACCATAGATCTCTCAGGAAAGTATAAAGAGTTAGTGAGAGCTTCAGAAGATGCTCTAAAAGAAGTTATCAATAGAATAGAGATTCCTATGAATATTGGAGAGATGGGAAAAATTATTCAGGAAACTATTGAAAGCTATGGCTTTAAGCCAATTGCTAACCTCTCTGGGCATGTGATGTATAGATATGAGTTACACACTGGGATAAGTATTCCAAATGTCTATGAGAAAACAAATAAAACTATAGGAGTTGGTGACTTAGTAGCTATAGAGCCCTTTGCCACTGATGGCTTTGGAATGGTTAAGGATGGGGAGCTTGGAAATATATATAAGTTCTTAGCTAAAAGGCCTATAAGACTTTTAAAAGCTAAAAAATTGTTAGATGAGATCTCTAAAAAATATCCTTATCTCCCCTTTGCTGAAAGATGGGTAATTAAAGATAAAAAAGATAGATTTATTCTAAACTCTCTTTTAAAAGCTAATGCTATCTATGGCTATCCTATTTTAAAAGAAAAAGAGGGAGGAATGGTTTCTCAGGCTGAGCATACTATTTACATAACTGAAGATAAAGTTATTGTTATAACTGAATAA
- the ilvN gene encoding acetolactate synthase small subunit: MEGRHVISALVLNKPGVLQRISGLFTRRGFNIHSITVGETENPNISRMTIVVNGDDKILEQVVKQLNKLIDVIKVSELKEKRAVERELCLIKVYAPTETAKSQVIQYANIFRGRIVDLSPESLIVEITGSEDKIDAFIELVKPLGIKEMARTGVTALARGPKVLKSK; the protein is encoded by the coding sequence ATGGAAGGAAGACATGTAATCTCTGCTCTTGTCTTAAATAAACCTGGAGTGCTACAAAGAATTTCAGGGTTATTCACAAGAAGAGGATTTAATATTCATAGTATAACTGTTGGAGAAACAGAGAATCCAAATATATCAAGAATGACTATTGTGGTTAATGGAGATGATAAAATTTTAGAGCAAGTTGTCAAGCAATTAAATAAGTTAATTGATGTAATAAAGGTTAGTGAGCTTAAAGAGAAAAGAGCTGTTGAGAGAGAACTCTGTTTAATAAAAGTTTATGCCCCAACAGAAACAGCAAAGTCTCAAGTTATTCAGTATGCAAATATCTTTAGGGGAAGAATAGTTGATCTAAGTCCAGAATCATTAATAGTTGAAATTACAGGAAGTGAAGATAAAATAGATGCCTTTATAGAGCTTGTTAAACCACTTGGCATTAAAGAGATGGCAAGAACTGGAGTTACAGCTTTAGCAAGGGGTCCTAAAGTTTTAAAGTCTAAATAA
- a CDS encoding FeoA family protein, with protein MISLSDVKKGKFKILNIGGGFGIKERLKELGIVEGSVVKILKNDFGPVVLEVRGGKVAIGRGQAKKIFGEVLE; from the coding sequence ATGATAAGTTTAAGTGATGTCAAAAAAGGAAAATTTAAAATTTTGAATATAGGGGGAGGATTTGGAATTAAAGAAAGATTAAAAGAGTTAGGGATTGTAGAGGGAAGTGTAGTAAAAATCTTAAAAAATGATTTTGGCCCAGTTGTCTTAGAAGTTAGAGGGGGGAAAGTAGCTATTGGAAGGGGGCAGGCTAAAAAAATATTTGGAGAGGTTTTAGAATGA
- the thsB gene encoding thermosome subunit beta, with protein sequence MAMNAPIVVLPENVKRYVGRDAQRMNILAGRIIAETVRTTLGPKGMDKMLVDELGDIIVTNDGVTILKEMSVEHPAAKMLIEVAKTQEKEVGDGTTTAVVIAGELLRKAEELLDQNIHPSVIINGYELARNKAIEELKNIAKEVKPEDTEMLKKIAMTSITGKGAEKAREKLAEIVVEAVRSVVDEETGKVDKDLIKVEKKEGAPIEETTLIKGVVIDKERVNPQMPKKVENAKIALLNCPIEVKETETDAEIRITDPSKLIEFIEQEEKMIKDMVDKIAATGANVVFCQKGIDDLAQHYLAKKGILAVRRVKKSDMEKLAKATGARIVTKIDDLTPEDLGEAGLVEERKVAGDAMIFVENCKHPKAVTILARGSTEHVVEEVARALEDAIGVVKCALEDGRIVAGGGAAEIELAKRLRKYSESIEGREQLAVRAFADALEVIPRTLAENSGLDPIDMLVKLRAAHEKEGGEVYGLDVFEGEVVNMLEKGVVEPLKVKTQAIDSATEASVMLLRIDDVIAAEKSKGEEKGGGMGGEDEEF encoded by the coding sequence ATGGCAATGAACGCTCCAATAGTAGTTTTACCAGAGAATGTTAAGAGATACGTTGGAAGAGATGCTCAAAGAATGAACATCTTGGCAGGGAGAATAATAGCTGAGACTGTAAGAACTACCTTAGGACCAAAGGGAATGGACAAGATGTTAGTTGACGAGTTAGGAGATATAATAGTTACTAACGACGGAGTTACCATATTAAAAGAGATGAGTGTTGAACATCCAGCTGCTAAGATGTTAATTGAAGTCGCTAAGACTCAAGAGAAAGAGGTTGGAGATGGAACTACAACAGCTGTTGTTATCGCTGGAGAGTTATTAAGAAAGGCTGAAGAGTTGTTAGATCAGAATATACACCCAAGTGTTATAATAAACGGTTATGAGTTAGCAAGAAATAAGGCTATAGAGGAGTTAAAGAACATAGCTAAGGAAGTTAAGCCAGAAGACACTGAAATGTTAAAGAAAATCGCAATGACTTCAATAACTGGAAAAGGAGCTGAGAAGGCAAGAGAGAAGTTAGCTGAAATAGTCGTTGAAGCTGTTAGATCTGTCGTTGATGAAGAGACTGGAAAAGTTGATAAAGATTTAATAAAAGTTGAGAAGAAGGAAGGAGCTCCAATAGAAGAAACAACCTTAATAAAAGGAGTTGTTATTGACAAGGAGAGAGTTAACCCACAAATGCCAAAGAAAGTAGAAAACGCTAAGATAGCATTATTAAACTGCCCAATTGAAGTTAAAGAAACTGAAACTGACGCTGAGATAAGAATAACTGACCCAAGTAAGTTAATTGAGTTCATCGAGCAAGAAGAGAAAATGATTAAGGATATGGTTGATAAGATAGCTGCTACTGGAGCTAACGTAGTGTTCTGTCAGAAGGGAATTGACGACTTAGCTCAGCACTACTTAGCTAAGAAGGGAATCTTAGCAGTTAGAAGAGTTAAGAAGTCAGATATGGAGAAATTAGCTAAGGCTACTGGAGCAAGAATCGTTACTAAGATAGATGACTTAACCCCAGAAGACCTTGGAGAGGCTGGATTAGTTGAAGAGAGAAAGGTTGCTGGAGACGCAATGATCTTCGTTGAAAACTGCAAGCATCCAAAGGCAGTTACAATATTAGCAAGAGGTTCAACCGAGCACGTTGTTGAAGAGGTTGCAAGAGCTTTAGAAGATGCTATAGGCGTTGTTAAGTGCGCCTTAGAGGATGGAAGAATTGTAGCCGGTGGAGGAGCTGCTGAGATAGAGTTAGCTAAGAGATTAAGAAAATACTCTGAAAGTATAGAAGGAAGAGAGCAACTCGCTGTTAGAGCTTTCGCAGATGCATTAGAGGTAATTCCAAGAACCTTAGCCGAGAACTCTGGATTAGATCCAATTGACATGTTAGTCAAGTTAAGAGCTGCACACGAGAAAGAAGGAGGAGAAGTTTACGGATTAGATGTCTTTGAAGGAGAAGTCGTTAACATGTTAGAAAAAGGAGTTGTTGAGCCATTAAAGGTTAAGACTCAAGCTATAGACTCAGCTACTGAAGCGTCAGTTATGCTCTTAAGAATTGATGATGTCATAGCTGCAGAGAAATCCAAAGGAGAAGAGAAAGGCGGAGGAATGGGAGGAGAAGATGAGGAGTTCTAA